From Micromonospora sp. NBC_01699, a single genomic window includes:
- a CDS encoding amino acid adenylation domain-containing protein, with protein sequence MTAETFVLPASSTQRRLWMLDQLNPDSAAYNIAWSVRLTGELRVDALELALSWLVDRHEVLRTTFTSVDGEPAQLVSPPWAVQLPVTEPAGDPAAEAVQVLAAESRAPFDLSRGPLLRARLVRSAPDEHLLVLVVHHIIADGWSFETVFRELAHGYRAALAGTTPDLPPPPIQYADFAVWQREQAARDAFADDLAFWHDELDGAPTLLDLPADRPRPAEQSSAGDVVTFDLPAALTTGVRGLARDADTTEFAVLLGGFQALLHRLSGQQDLLVAVPVAGRSRPETRGVVGFFANTLALRGRFEERTTFTEVLRGARSSAIAAQSHQDVPFEELVDLLAPRRSLAYSPVVQVMFALEETPPPVEVAGLRIAPELHENGSVKFDLTLTIEQRPDGFRGRLTYRTELFDADRIERLASAYLALLAAGVAQPATRIAELPLLGPAARDEIVAGWRAQESTPPPYASVAELLDRHPSVDPDAVAVASADGMLTYGQLAVDRNRLAHLLREYGVDLDVPVGLCLSRGASMLTAMLAVWQAGGGYLPLDPELPVARLTAMATGAGTPVVLTDLASAARTGDCWPTGTRVIHLDGAEIFARLRTLPDTAPELAGHPDSLAYLLYTSGSTGVPKGVAVTHGSVVNLLVGFDGLLRLTPADRVAAITTIAFDISVVELILPLLAGARIELLDSGLAVDAAALRAELADRAVTVVQATPASWRMLLAAGGVPAGVRLRVSGGEALTRDLADALLTDGAVLFNGYGPSETSIYSTAGPVDAHGPVDLGDPVANTRLYLLDPAGQPVPVGAVGELHLGGPGVARGYHGSAARTAASFRPDPWGARPGARLYATGDLARWLPNGRLEYLGRADQQVKLRGYRIELGEIEAALRAQDEIRDAVVVTWQASAEDVRLVGYVVPTEPEADPAALWSRLRPALAGQLPEYMLPATLVPMDRFPRTGSGKINRRALPEPVWRETVGAGSVAPRTQTEEGLALLWREVLGLAEVGVHDNFFALGGHSLTATRLIARIRATFGVDLPLRLLFAAPTIAELAPLVADPATAGPHPNGTADRVATGGPSAQDLLASLDDLSDREIDELLDTLIAEEGS encoded by the coding sequence ATGACCGCTGAGACCTTCGTTCTGCCCGCCTCGTCGACCCAGCGTCGGCTGTGGATGCTGGACCAGCTGAACCCCGACTCGGCGGCGTACAACATCGCCTGGTCGGTGCGGCTGACCGGCGAACTGCGGGTGGACGCGCTGGAGTTGGCGCTGAGCTGGCTGGTCGACCGGCACGAGGTGCTGCGTACGACCTTCACCTCGGTGGACGGCGAACCGGCACAGCTGGTCAGTCCGCCGTGGGCGGTACAGCTGCCGGTCACCGAGCCGGCCGGCGACCCCGCGGCCGAGGCGGTGCAGGTGCTGGCGGCGGAGAGCCGGGCGCCGTTCGACCTGAGCCGGGGACCGCTGCTGCGGGCCCGGCTGGTCCGGTCGGCGCCGGACGAACACCTGCTCGTCCTCGTGGTGCACCACATCATCGCCGACGGCTGGTCGTTCGAGACCGTCTTCCGGGAGCTGGCGCACGGCTACCGGGCCGCGCTCGCCGGAACGACGCCGGACCTGCCGCCGCCGCCGATCCAGTACGCCGACTTCGCGGTCTGGCAACGCGAACAGGCCGCCCGGGACGCCTTCGCCGACGACCTCGCCTTCTGGCACGACGAGTTGGACGGTGCGCCGACCCTGCTCGACCTGCCCGCCGACCGGCCCCGCCCGGCGGAGCAGTCATCGGCCGGCGACGTGGTCACGTTCGACCTGCCGGCGGCACTGACCACCGGCGTACGCGGACTCGCCCGGGACGCCGACACCACCGAGTTCGCCGTGCTGCTCGGCGGGTTCCAGGCACTGCTGCACCGGCTCAGCGGCCAGCAGGACCTGCTGGTCGCCGTACCGGTGGCGGGGCGGAGCCGGCCGGAGACCCGGGGTGTGGTCGGCTTCTTCGCCAACACGTTGGCGTTGCGGGGGAGGTTCGAGGAGCGGACCACCTTCACCGAGGTGCTGCGCGGGGCCCGGAGCAGCGCCATCGCCGCCCAGTCCCACCAGGACGTGCCGTTCGAGGAACTGGTCGACCTGCTCGCCCCGCGGCGCAGCCTGGCCTACTCGCCCGTGGTGCAGGTCATGTTCGCGCTGGAGGAGACGCCGCCGCCGGTCGAGGTGGCGGGGCTGCGGATCGCCCCGGAACTGCACGAGAACGGCAGCGTCAAGTTCGACCTCACGCTCACCATCGAGCAGCGTCCGGACGGGTTCCGGGGGCGGTTGACGTACCGGACCGAGCTGTTCGACGCCGACCGGATCGAGCGGCTCGCGAGCGCGTACCTGGCGCTGCTGGCGGCGGGGGTGGCCCAGCCCGCTACCCGGATCGCCGAGCTGCCGCTGCTCGGCCCGGCCGCCCGCGACGAGATCGTCGCCGGTTGGCGGGCGCAGGAGTCGACCCCGCCGCCGTACGCCTCGGTCGCGGAACTGCTCGACCGGCACCCGTCGGTCGACCCGGACGCGGTGGCGGTGGCCTCGGCGGACGGCATGCTGACGTACGGGCAGCTCGCGGTCGACCGCAACCGCCTCGCCCACCTGCTCCGCGAGTACGGCGTCGACCTCGACGTACCGGTCGGGCTCTGCCTGTCCCGGGGCGCCTCGATGCTGACCGCGATGCTCGCGGTCTGGCAGGCCGGCGGCGGTTACCTGCCGCTGGACCCGGAACTGCCGGTCGCCCGGCTGACCGCGATGGCCACCGGTGCCGGCACCCCGGTCGTGCTCACCGACCTGGCCAGCGCCGCCCGGACCGGTGACTGCTGGCCGACCGGAACCAGGGTGATCCACCTCGACGGGGCCGAGATCTTCGCGCGGCTGCGGACCCTGCCGGACACCGCGCCGGAGCTCGCCGGTCACCCGGACAGCCTCGCCTACCTGCTCTACACCTCCGGCTCGACCGGGGTGCCGAAGGGCGTGGCGGTCACCCACGGTTCGGTGGTCAACCTGCTGGTCGGCTTCGACGGGCTGCTCCGCCTCACCCCGGCCGACCGGGTCGCCGCGATCACCACCATCGCCTTCGACATCTCCGTGGTCGAGCTGATCCTGCCGCTGCTCGCCGGTGCCCGGATCGAACTGCTCGACAGCGGGCTCGCCGTCGACGCCGCCGCGCTGCGGGCCGAACTGGCCGACCGGGCGGTCACCGTCGTGCAGGCCACCCCGGCGAGCTGGCGGATGCTGCTCGCCGCGGGCGGGGTGCCGGCCGGCGTACGGCTGCGGGTCAGCGGCGGCGAGGCGCTCACCCGCGACCTCGCCGACGCGCTGCTGACCGACGGCGCCGTGCTGTTCAACGGCTACGGCCCGTCGGAGACGAGCATCTACTCCACCGCCGGTCCGGTCGACGCGCACGGCCCGGTCGACCTCGGGGACCCGGTCGCCAACACCCGCCTCTACCTGCTCGACCCGGCCGGGCAGCCGGTGCCGGTGGGTGCGGTCGGCGAGCTGCACCTCGGCGGCCCCGGAGTGGCCCGCGGCTACCACGGCAGTGCCGCGCGCACCGCCGCGAGCTTCCGCCCCGACCCGTGGGGCGCCCGGCCCGGTGCCCGCCTCTACGCCACCGGTGACCTGGCCCGCTGGCTACCCAACGGCCGGCTGGAATACCTCGGCCGGGCCGACCAGCAGGTCAAACTCCGGGGCTACCGAATCGAGCTCGGCGAGATCGAGGCCGCGCTGCGGGCCCAGGACGAGATCCGGGACGCGGTCGTGGTCACCTGGCAGGCCAGCGCCGAGGACGTCCGGCTGGTCGGGTACGTGGTGCCGACCGAGCCCGAGGCCGATCCGGCGGCGCTCTGGTCCCGGCTGCGCCCCGCGCTCGCCGGTCAACTGCCGGAGTACATGCTGCCGGCGACGCTGGTGCCGATGGACCGGTTCCCGCGTACCGGCAGCGGCAAGATCAACCGGCGGGCGCTGCCGGAGCCGGTGTGGCGGGAAACCGTCGGCGCCGGGTCGGTCGCCCCGCGTACCCAGACCGAGGAGGGCCTGGCGCTGCTCTGGCGCGAGGTGCTCGGGCTGGCCGAGGTCGGCGTACACGACAACTTCTTCGCCCTCGGCGGCCACTCGCTCACCGCCACCCGACTGATCGCCCGGATCCGCGCCACCTTCGGCGTCGACCTACCGCTGCGCCTGCTCTTCGCCGCACCGACCATCGCCGAACTCGCGCCCCTGGTCGCCGACCCGGCCACCGCCGGACCCCACCCCAACGGTACGGCCGACCGGGTCGCCACCGGGGGACCGAGCGCCCAGGACCTGCTCGCATCGCTCGACGACCTCTCCGACCGGGAGATCGACGAGCTGTTGGACACCCTGATCGCCGAGGAGGGCTCATGA
- a CDS encoding FAD-dependent oxidoreductase, with product MTATPSPTERRDRAVIIGAGLAGSLAAVYLARRGFEVDVYERRDDPRLAPAGAAGRSINLGLSARGMRALQEVGLLADVLKRSVPMRGRVVHAPDGTVGFQPYGVHGHQILHSVLRDELIAVLVDAAEAQPGVRFHFGWRLHGLYREVPSVAVTRLTDGTTEEVSADLVVGADGAFSTVRQHLHHGQRANHAQEFLDWGYKELTIPVGDDGQPRVRLEALHVWPGENGLMVAHPNVDGSLTCTLFLPFEGPHSFATLTTPDAVRAFFRANFPDAEELMPRLVEEVLDHPTGQMVTVRTSPWRHTDRVVLVGDAAHAVYPFYGQGMNASFEDCLVLDECLDRHADRGEALAAYEAARRPHTDVLADLSTRNFVELRDRVHRPAYALRAGADRLLSRLLPDHWTPLYTMVAHTTTPYAEALARSGRQDRLLRAAATGGALALGTALAYAANRSVRARRGSGR from the coding sequence ATGACGGCCACGCCGTCCCCGACCGAACGCCGGGACCGTGCCGTGATCATCGGTGCCGGCCTGGCCGGCTCACTCGCCGCCGTCTACCTGGCCCGCCGAGGCTTCGAGGTGGACGTCTACGAACGGCGCGACGACCCCCGGCTGGCCCCGGCCGGCGCCGCCGGACGCTCGATCAACCTGGGCCTGTCCGCCCGTGGCATGCGGGCGTTGCAGGAGGTGGGCCTGCTCGCCGACGTACTCAAACGAAGTGTGCCGATGCGCGGCCGGGTGGTCCACGCCCCCGACGGCACCGTCGGCTTCCAGCCGTACGGGGTGCACGGCCACCAGATCCTGCACTCGGTGCTGCGCGACGAGCTGATCGCCGTACTCGTCGACGCGGCCGAGGCACAGCCCGGCGTGCGGTTCCACTTCGGCTGGCGGCTGCACGGCCTCTACCGGGAGGTGCCCAGCGTCGCCGTGACCCGGCTGACCGACGGCACCACCGAGGAGGTGAGCGCCGACCTGGTCGTCGGCGCCGACGGCGCGTTCTCCACCGTACGCCAGCACCTGCACCACGGGCAGCGGGCCAACCACGCCCAGGAGTTCCTGGACTGGGGCTACAAGGAGCTGACCATCCCGGTCGGCGACGACGGCCAGCCCCGGGTACGCCTGGAGGCGCTGCACGTCTGGCCCGGCGAGAACGGCCTGATGGTCGCCCACCCCAACGTGGACGGCTCGCTGACCTGCACCCTGTTCCTGCCGTTCGAGGGCCCGCACAGCTTCGCCACGCTCACCACCCCGGACGCGGTCCGCGCCTTCTTCCGGGCCAACTTCCCCGACGCCGAGGAGCTGATGCCCCGGCTGGTCGAGGAGGTGCTCGACCACCCGACCGGCCAGATGGTGACCGTCCGGACCAGCCCGTGGCGGCACACCGACCGGGTGGTGCTGGTCGGTGACGCGGCCCACGCCGTCTACCCGTTCTACGGGCAGGGCATGAACGCCTCCTTCGAGGACTGCCTGGTGCTGGACGAGTGCCTGGACCGGCACGCCGACCGGGGCGAGGCGCTGGCCGCGTACGAGGCGGCCCGTCGACCGCACACCGACGTGCTGGCCGACCTGTCCACCCGCAACTTCGTGGAGCTGCGCGACCGGGTGCACCGCCCGGCGTACGCGCTGCGGGCCGGCGCCGACCGGCTGCTCAGCCGCCTGCTGCCGGACCACTGGACGCCGCTCTACACGATGGTCGCGCACACCACCACCCCGTACGCCGAGGCACTGGCCCGGTCCGGCCGGCAGGACCGGCTGCTGCGTGCCGCCGCGACCGGCGGCGCGCTGGCGCTCGGCACCGCGCTGGCGTACGCGGCGAACCGCTCGGTACGCGCCCGACGTGGCTCGGGGCGGTGA
- a CDS encoding non-ribosomal peptide synthetase gives MRSTSSSTAEVDDDQPNAAEPDGESYDLLALQQGLLFHNHFEPGSGVDILQVVVDWPEPLDPVAMTAAWQAATRRHPVLRTAFSWLGQDRATQRVYAEVTIPVHRYDWRTEGPGDPAARQARLDDFLATDRSREFDPSTAPLVRVGLIQHAADRHTIVFSLHHVILDGRSVHLLLSEVFNEYAATVAGHSHTPPARRSFQEFAAWAGQHPLAADQHFWRTRLSGLTLPTPLPLRPAADTPPREPDSVRELALTLDESDSTALNRTARAVGVPLSTLVNAAWAVLLHRYSGERDVVFGAVRSCRRGSIDGADTIIGMLINTVPLRIDVRPQATVRDWLVEVRAQIDAVRAHQVAPLTAVQGWSELPPSAPLFESLLMYEHRELGTALRGSVPDWNGRSARVHRHPGPPVTVCVFGEPTLRVLLYHDRRRCTDAAADSMLRHFTNLLVGLATGLDAPVAELPLFDPAEHHLLTHEWAGHDRPDGTTGEPTFDTIGERFAEQVRRRPDTVAVTGVDGTLSYAELDARANRLAHLLIRHGVAPDQPVAVVLPRSVRLVSTLLAVVRAGAAYLPLDPANPPARTADLLAAAGNPVVLTASGSDPTGTGIAPPLPDGTRTIDLDRIGAELDALPTTAPQRPTRPESLAYVNYTSGSTGTPKGVGVPHRAVLRLVHEPGYLRLGPDQTVLHLASAAFDAATLEIWGSLLNGARLVVAPPDPLGPAEIARLLRAERISVLWLTAGLFHQVVEQDPGALAGVDQLLAGGDVLDPGAVRAALRVRAGRPLINGYGPTENTTFTCCHRMTDPAVVPAPVPIGRPVPRSTVYVLDRLLRPVPVGAPGELYTGGDGLARGYLGDPGRTAERFLPDPFDHRPGARMYRTGDRVRWLPDGTLEFLGRIDRQVKIRGFRVEPAEAEAVLRAHPLVGEVAVAVHGEGERRRLVAYVSPGAIGAARLDERELDAYAVAHLPVYLRPAGYVLLPKLPLNRNGKVDRAALPAPTSAARPAPERPLTDPTQIRLAALWVELLGAEVGRAEDDFFALGGNSLLATRLAFLAAERFGVELPVRTVYDQHDLAGLAAEIDRRRATPEPAPVRITARDRGAYRSAVATTGPQPAPPANGASTAGPVPVPAADPVPAADPDPPADPEPSAGVDHLVRPGAGPWAMWRWVGLRAAGFPVGPLTRLGDPELVHSTDAVLAGEERLTELRRAMADNLHRARRAAPTEQRSRWNRADRQVRQGTVPDELPAVADPALAALLAENRAALADAVERVRADRLAFVHSHERASARRSAALRAAAADPLLREAVTWQNRQALRTGLDPLLHRAGPAQGEPPTARDSKHRQHEALVATYLQRYCVKNDTIGFFGPVGWATVAPGGTGLRIEHGATRLAARTVYFENWAMAGLADALTARDPGLAPWLIPRRLPFLSVLDDHLLLPLTPPAPLPPATARLLAAADGTRTAYEIAVELVADPSSGLTSPEEVYRLLAELRDAHRVTWSLEVPKEDLFPERSVRNRLNAVTDPAVREPALHALDDLVRARDAVAAAAGDADRLGAALADLETTFTDLTGAAPTRRAGRVYAGRTLVYEDCRASDRVTLSTDLVGTLWPALSLLLESARWFTFAGTALFGRACRERYTELVGRTGNAQTTVPFADFWLWANDLLFDLPERLIAPVIRGLQDRWSRILPDLDGQRRIQLDSASIADRVAAAFAAPRPGWIGAYQHSPDVMLVADGTEAIARGDFQWVVGEVHPGVNTLRAALFMAQHPEPEELVSAMRADLPGPRVVLAATGEEGGAPSRLTDKLIVERDLRLVFGHDSCGLDPRTAVAVADCVLESRDGTLTVRTRDGKFALPLTEVVGEALMLQVIQRFDLLPPADHRPRITVDNVVISRENWRFGAAGLDFARTVDEAERFREVRRWQCESGLPRYVFVKTPVEKKPFFLDFASLASVDGFARAVRRTVEGAGPDATLRLSEMLPTPEQLWLTDPDGGRRTAEFRLVAVDTRRPDAGTRTGSVT, from the coding sequence GTGCGGTCGACCAGCAGTAGCACAGCCGAGGTCGATGACGACCAGCCGAACGCGGCCGAGCCGGACGGTGAGAGCTACGACCTACTGGCACTCCAGCAGGGTCTGCTGTTCCACAACCACTTCGAACCCGGCTCCGGCGTCGACATCCTCCAGGTCGTGGTCGACTGGCCGGAACCGCTCGACCCGGTCGCGATGACCGCCGCCTGGCAGGCCGCGACCCGGCGACACCCGGTCCTGCGGACCGCGTTCAGCTGGCTCGGCCAGGACCGGGCCACCCAGCGGGTGTACGCCGAGGTGACCATACCGGTCCACCGGTACGACTGGCGGACCGAGGGCCCCGGCGACCCGGCGGCCCGACAGGCCCGACTGGACGACTTCCTCGCCACCGACCGGTCCCGCGAGTTCGACCCGTCGACCGCTCCCCTGGTCCGGGTCGGGCTGATCCAGCACGCGGCCGACCGGCACACCATCGTGTTCAGCCTGCACCACGTGATCCTCGACGGGCGCTCGGTGCACCTGCTGCTCAGCGAGGTGTTCAACGAGTACGCCGCGACCGTCGCGGGCCACTCGCACACGCCCCCGGCCCGCCGGTCGTTCCAGGAGTTCGCGGCCTGGGCCGGGCAGCACCCGCTCGCCGCCGACCAGCACTTCTGGCGTACCCGGCTGAGCGGGCTCACGTTGCCAACACCGCTGCCGCTGCGGCCGGCCGCCGACACGCCGCCGCGCGAGCCGGACTCCGTACGGGAACTCGCCCTCACCCTCGACGAGAGCGACAGCACGGCGCTGAACCGGACCGCGCGGGCCGTCGGCGTACCGCTGAGCACATTGGTCAACGCCGCCTGGGCGGTGCTGCTGCACCGCTACAGCGGTGAGCGGGACGTCGTCTTCGGCGCCGTCCGCAGTTGCCGCCGGGGCAGCATCGACGGCGCCGACACGATCATCGGCATGTTGATCAATACCGTGCCGCTGCGGATCGACGTCCGTCCGCAGGCGACCGTGCGCGACTGGCTGGTCGAGGTACGGGCCCAGATCGACGCGGTCCGGGCGCACCAGGTCGCGCCGCTCACCGCCGTACAGGGCTGGAGCGAGCTGCCGCCGAGCGCACCGCTGTTCGAGAGCCTGCTCATGTACGAGCACCGCGAACTAGGGACCGCGCTACGCGGCTCGGTCCCGGACTGGAACGGGCGCAGCGCGCGGGTGCACCGGCACCCCGGCCCGCCGGTGACCGTCTGCGTCTTCGGTGAGCCGACGTTGCGGGTGCTGCTCTACCACGACCGGCGCCGGTGCACCGACGCCGCCGCCGACAGCATGCTGCGCCACTTCACCAACCTGCTGGTCGGACTCGCCACCGGGCTGGACGCGCCGGTGGCCGAACTGCCGCTGTTCGACCCGGCCGAACACCACCTGCTCACCCACGAGTGGGCCGGGCACGACCGGCCCGACGGCACCACCGGCGAGCCGACCTTCGACACCATCGGCGAACGCTTCGCCGAGCAGGTGCGGCGGCGGCCCGACACGGTGGCGGTGACCGGGGTGGACGGCACGCTCAGCTACGCCGAACTCGACGCGCGGGCCAACCGGCTCGCCCACCTGCTGATCCGGCACGGGGTCGCCCCGGACCAGCCGGTGGCGGTCGTCCTGCCCCGGTCGGTGCGGCTGGTCTCCACCCTGCTGGCCGTGGTTCGGGCCGGTGCGGCGTACCTGCCGCTGGACCCGGCGAACCCGCCGGCCAGGACCGCCGACCTGCTGGCCGCCGCCGGTAACCCGGTGGTGCTGACCGCGAGCGGGTCCGACCCGACCGGCACCGGGATCGCCCCGCCGCTGCCGGACGGAACCCGGACGATCGACCTCGACCGGATCGGCGCCGAACTGGACGCACTGCCGACCACCGCGCCGCAGCGACCGACCCGGCCGGAGAGCCTGGCCTACGTCAACTACACCTCGGGCTCCACCGGGACCCCCAAGGGCGTCGGGGTGCCGCACCGGGCCGTACTCCGGCTGGTGCACGAACCCGGCTACCTGCGGCTCGGTCCCGACCAGACGGTCCTGCACCTCGCCTCGGCCGCCTTCGACGCGGCCACCCTCGAAATCTGGGGCAGCCTGCTCAACGGCGCCCGGCTGGTCGTCGCCCCACCCGACCCGCTCGGACCGGCGGAGATCGCCCGGCTGCTGCGGGCCGAGCGGATCAGCGTGCTCTGGCTGACCGCCGGACTGTTCCACCAGGTCGTCGAGCAGGACCCCGGCGCACTGGCCGGAGTGGACCAGCTCCTGGCCGGCGGCGACGTGCTCGACCCCGGCGCGGTCCGCGCCGCGCTGCGGGTCCGCGCCGGTCGACCCCTGATCAACGGGTACGGGCCGACCGAGAACACCACCTTCACCTGCTGCCACCGGATGACCGACCCGGCGGTCGTACCCGCGCCGGTGCCGATCGGCCGGCCGGTGCCCCGGAGCACCGTCTACGTACTGGACCGGCTGCTGCGGCCGGTGCCGGTCGGTGCGCCCGGTGAGCTGTACACCGGCGGCGACGGCCTGGCTCGGGGCTACCTGGGCGATCCCGGCCGGACCGCCGAGCGGTTCCTGCCCGACCCGTTCGACCACCGGCCCGGCGCCAGGATGTACCGCACCGGGGACCGGGTCCGCTGGCTGCCGGACGGGACGCTGGAGTTCCTCGGCCGGATCGACCGACAGGTCAAGATCAGAGGCTTCCGGGTCGAGCCGGCCGAGGCGGAGGCGGTCCTGCGGGCCCACCCGCTGGTCGGCGAGGTCGCCGTGGCCGTGCACGGCGAGGGCGAACGGCGCCGGCTGGTCGCCTACGTCAGCCCCGGCGCGATCGGCGCGGCAAGGCTGGACGAGCGGGAACTCGACGCGTACGCGGTCGCCCACCTGCCGGTTTACCTGCGCCCGGCCGGGTACGTGCTGCTGCCGAAGCTGCCGCTGAACCGCAACGGCAAGGTGGACCGGGCCGCGCTGCCCGCCCCGACCTCGGCTGCCCGCCCGGCCCCGGAACGGCCGTTGACCGATCCCACCCAGATCCGGCTCGCCGCGCTCTGGGTCGAGCTGCTCGGCGCCGAGGTGGGCCGGGCCGAGGACGACTTCTTCGCCCTCGGCGGCAACTCGCTGCTCGCCACCCGGCTGGCCTTCCTCGCCGCCGAACGGTTCGGCGTCGAACTGCCGGTACGCACCGTCTACGACCAGCACGACCTGGCCGGGCTGGCGGCCGAGATCGACCGCCGACGCGCCACCCCCGAACCCGCGCCGGTACGGATCACCGCCCGCGACCGTGGCGCGTACCGCAGTGCCGTCGCCACCACCGGCCCGCAGCCGGCGCCCCCCGCCAACGGCGCGTCGACCGCCGGCCCGGTCCCGGTGCCCGCCGCCGATCCGGTGCCCGCCGCCGATCCGGATCCCCCCGCCGATCCGGAGCCGTCGGCCGGTGTGGACCACCTGGTGCGGCCCGGTGCCGGACCGTGGGCGATGTGGCGCTGGGTCGGGCTGCGCGCCGCCGGCTTCCCGGTCGGGCCGCTCACCCGGCTCGGCGACCCCGAACTCGTGCACAGCACCGATGCCGTGCTGGCCGGCGAGGAGCGGCTGACGGAGCTGCGCCGGGCGATGGCCGACAACCTGCACCGGGCCCGCCGGGCCGCCCCGACCGAGCAGCGGTCCCGGTGGAACCGGGCCGACCGGCAGGTCCGCCAGGGTACGGTGCCGGACGAACTGCCGGCGGTGGCCGATCCCGCGCTGGCCGCCCTGCTGGCCGAGAACCGGGCCGCGCTCGCCGACGCCGTCGAGCGGGTACGGGCCGACCGGCTGGCCTTCGTCCACTCCCACGAACGGGCCAGCGCCCGGCGTAGCGCCGCACTGCGCGCCGCCGCCGCCGACCCGCTCCTGCGCGAGGCGGTGACCTGGCAGAACCGGCAGGCGCTGCGGACCGGCCTCGATCCGCTGCTGCACCGGGCCGGGCCGGCACAGGGCGAGCCACCGACGGCCCGCGACTCCAAGCACCGGCAGCACGAGGCGCTGGTCGCCACCTACCTCCAGCGGTACTGCGTCAAGAACGACACCATCGGCTTCTTCGGCCCGGTCGGCTGGGCCACCGTCGCCCCCGGCGGGACCGGGCTGCGGATCGAGCACGGCGCGACCCGGCTGGCCGCCCGTACGGTCTACTTCGAGAACTGGGCCATGGCCGGGCTGGCCGACGCGCTCACCGCACGGGATCCCGGCCTGGCGCCGTGGCTGATCCCGCGCCGGCTGCCGTTCCTCAGCGTGCTCGACGACCACCTGCTGCTGCCGCTCACCCCGCCGGCACCGCTGCCACCGGCAACGGCCCGGCTGCTCGCCGCCGCCGACGGGACGCGCACCGCGTACGAGATCGCGGTCGAGCTGGTGGCCGACCCGAGCAGCGGGCTCACCTCCCCGGAGGAGGTCTACCGGCTGCTGGCCGAGCTGCGCGACGCGCACCGGGTGACCTGGTCGCTGGAGGTGCCGAAGGAGGACCTGTTCCCGGAGCGGTCGGTCCGAAACCGGCTGAACGCGGTCACCGACCCCGCCGTACGCGAACCGGCGCTGCACGCCCTGGACGACCTGGTCCGGGCCCGCGACGCGGTCGCCGCGGCGGCCGGCGACGCCGACCGGCTCGGTGCCGCGCTGGCCGACCTGGAGACGACGTTCACCGACCTCACCGGTGCCGCGCCGACCCGCCGGGCAGGCAGGGTGTACGCCGGCCGCACGCTGGTGTACGAGGACTGCCGGGCGAGCGACCGGGTGACCCTCTCCACCGACCTGGTCGGCACCCTCTGGCCGGCGCTGAGCCTGCTGTTGGAGAGCGCCCGCTGGTTCACCTTTGCCGGCACCGCCCTGTTCGGCCGCGCCTGCCGGGAGCGGTACACCGAACTGGTCGGCCGCACCGGCAACGCGCAGACCACCGTGCCGTTCGCCGACTTCTGGCTGTGGGCCAACGACCTGCTGTTCGACCTGCCGGAACGACTGATCGCCCCGGTGATCCGAGGGTTGCAGGACCGGTGGAGCCGGATCCTGCCGGACCTCGACGGGCAGCGCCGGATCCAGCTCGACTCGGCCAGCATCGCCGACCGGGTGGCCGCCGCGTTCGCCGCACCCCGTCCCGGCTGGATCGGCGCGTACCAGCACTCGCCGGACGTGATGCTGGTCGCCGACGGGACCGAGGCGATCGCCCGGGGCGACTTCCAGTGGGTGGTGGGCGAGGTCCACCCCGGCGTGAACACGCTGCGGGCGGCCCTGTTCATGGCCCAGCACCCGGAGCCGGAGGAGCTGGTCAGCGCGATGCGGGCGGACCTGCCCGGTCCCCGGGTGGTGCTGGCCGCGACCGGCGAGGAGGGCGGGGCACCGTCCCGGCTGACCGACAAGCTGATCGTCGAACGGGATCTGCGCCTGGTCTTCGGGCACGACAGCTGCGGTCTGGACCCGCGAACCGCGGTGGCGGTGGCCGACTGCGTACTGGAGTCGCGCGACGGGACGCTGACCGTACGGACCCGGGACGGGAAGTTCGCGCTGCCGCTGACCGAGGTGGTCGGCGAGGCCCTGATGCTCCAGGTGATCCAGCGGTTCGACCTGCTCCCGCCGGCCGACCACCGGCCCCGGATCACCGTCGACAACGTGGTGATCTCCCGGGAGAACTGGCGGTTCGGCGCGGCCGGACTGGACTTCGCCCGGACCGTCGACGAGGCGGAACGCTTCCGTGAGGTACGCCGCTGGCAGTGCGAATCCGGCCTGCCCCGGTACGTCTTCGTGAAGACACCGGTGGAGAAGAAGCCGTTCTTCCTCGACTTCGCCAGCCTGGCGTCGGTCGACGGCTTCGCCCGCGCGGTGCGACGCACGGTCGAGGGCGCCGGCCCGGACGCGACCCTGCGACTGAGCGAGATGCTGCCCACCCCCGAGCAGCTCTGGCTGACCGACCCGGACGGTGGCCGGCGTACCGCCGAGTTCCGTCTGGTCGCGGTGGACACCCGCCGGCCGGACGCCGGAACCCGGACCGGGAGCGTGACATGA